The sequence CGGGTGCGCGTCCACAACCGGGAATAAAATTTACACAATTAATTCCAGGGGTACTGCGGAAATACCGGGTTCTGATATCAGCTCCGCGCAGAACAAATCGCTGCAGTACGCAAGGGAAGAAATGATTTATTCAATAGACCGGTTTCTGGATTTTAAGTTTAATTTTGATGAAGAGACAAAAAGAAAAATATCGTCTGAAAGCAGGATAGTAAAAGGGTGGAAAAAGGACGGCTGGTACATTACGGAACTTACGTATACGCTTGATCTTTTTAATTTTCTGGCTGATAACGCGGGTTTCAGAAGCTTTAATACATGGGAATTGATGGGAATGTCAAAATACTATGACCACTATATGACAGGAAATAAGCCTATAGGCGTCTGGGTTCAGGAAAAACTTGCGCAGGAAATTACCAATGACCCTGTCAATCAGGCGGTTCTTTGCATGATACCGGCTTACAGCGGGAATTTCGCTATAGGAAAAAACCTTGCAGGCGGATTTTTTGCCCTGGCTAAAACAGCGGCGCTTTTAACCGCCATATTTCACCCGGATAAAGGCGCGAAAATCGGCGCTTACGCCGGACTGGGGGTGATAACCGCGTTGGATTTTTATTCTGTAATTTTTGAAACATCAGAGTCTATAAAAAAACTTGAAGTGCTGAAAAACGCGCTTTCAGGGCAAAAACAAAATGAAAAAGGAGAATAAAAATGAAAATTAAAATTCAGGCAAAAAAGTTATTAATGACAGTTGTTGCGGCGGGAGCTTTATACGGCACGGTTTTAGCGCAGGGATATTTGGATACAAATGAAAATGTACCGTCCTGGGAAAGGGATGTATACGCGGAAAAAGAAAATAAGACGGGTTTTTGGATATTTGGAGCCGGAGGCGCGGTGAACAGCCTTCCTTTAGCTTCGTCAAAATTCACACTGCCCCTTGTTTATCTTGCGTACGAAGGCGTGAATAAGAAATCGCTGGGAAACTTTGACACAAGCTGGTCTTTTGGGCTGTATGATTTTATGCCGGAAGCTGAATTTGCGATAATAATGCCTGTAAAACCGCTTGATTTCCGTTTAAGCGTGGGCGCTTACTATGACATAATCATCGGCGGGCACGCGGGGGTGCTTGTAAAAGCGGGGGCCATACTTAACAAGACTTATTCTTTTGACCTTATGGTAATCCCTATAGGCACGCAGCCTTCCGTGTCATATTCCGAATCCCTGTCGCAGCAGAAAATTGTTCCAAATGACGGCGAACATGGGCTTGAATTTCCGGTATTCGGGGTTCTGGCTTCAATAAGGTTCTAAAACTAAAGGATGTAAAAGGGCGGGGCGGGCAATCCCCGCCTTTTTACTTTAACTTGAAAATAGGCATAAGGGGTGATAAAGTATGGACATGAACACAATGGTGGAATCATATAACAGCACAATTTTTTATCTTATCGCGGCAACAGGCGCTGTAAACGCGGTCCTTGGTATCCTGGCTTTGACCAAAGGCAAAAACAGGCTTAATATTTCATTTGCCATTCTAAGTATACTGCTTGCGGCGTGGAATGCCCTTGTAATTTTATGGCAGGGCCCCGGCGGGATACAATATCTTGAAAAAATTAACGCGGTTGTGGTTGCTTTCATACCGGCTGCCGGAATTTTTCTGATACTTACTTTTTTCAAAATCACAAAAGGGCCCGGCGTTTCCCTGCTGAAAGTCTCGCTGATTTTTTCCGCGCTGCTGTCGCTGTACAGTATATCCACGTTTTTTTCGCCGGCGCTTGATTCTTTTTATAATACGCCGCCGTTTAAAGTGTGGGTGCTTATGCACATTTTTGTCTTCAGTATTGCGGGGTTTATGGTGCTTCTGTTTAAATACCGCAGAGTGCAGTATAAGCAGGAAAAGATAAAGATAAAATACGTTATATTCGCGTTTGTCGTGCTTTTTACGGGAGCTCTTTTTGAACTTACCGGCGCTATCGGGATTCACAGGTTTAACCATATGGCGAATATAGCAAATGCCATATATTGCCTGATTCTGTTTGGCGCTATTTTCAGGCACAGGCTGTTTGATGCCGGAGTGGTGCTGAAAAATCTTATTATTTATTCCATAGCCGCCGGCGCTGCAACAGTTTTTTATGCCATAGCCGCTTACTTTTACGGCAAAGACAGGTTCTTTGGAGTGATGGCGCTTTTTATCCTCAGTTTTGCCGTTTTTTACTATGCAAGGTTTCTTCACGGGGTGATAAAACTTTTTGTTGATTCCGTAAGCGGCGCGTCCGGCACCGAACTGGCCGCGCGGGAGCTTAAAAAACTGAAGGTTTCAGAGATAAACGATGAAGAAAAAATAAAAGCTATAATAGCGCTGCTGTCTGAAACAATGGAAATGGATGTTATTGTCTATATAAAAGAAGGTAATTATTATGTGCCGTCATGGAGCATAGGGCCGGATGCGGGAGTGACCGTGGAGTACAGCGGTAAATTAAGCGGCATAACGCTTAAGTATGAAACCATAGCGGAAGACGGCAGCCTTAAAATTTTTGGAGCGGATATAACGGCGCCGCTTATATACGCGGGAGATGAAGAAGGGGCCATAACCGCAAAAAAACAGACAGCTGATATTTCTTTTATGGAAAATGAAATATCCCTGTTCGCGGACGGCGCGGCAGAAATATCCGCCTGCCTTAATTCTTATCTTTTAAGGCGCACGCTTGACGCGGAAGAAAACATGAAACGCATAGGGCTTATGGCAAGGCAGATGGCGCATGAGATAAAAAATCCGCTGACCGCGCTTTGGGGCGCTGCGCAGCTGCTTGACCCGAAAAACGAAACTGACGCGGAAAACATTTCCATAATCAGGGATGAAATTAACCGGTTAAGGGGGATACTTGAATCATGGAAAGATTTTTCAGATAATATAAGAGTGGAAAAGTTTTCCGGTGATGTGATAGCTCTTGTGGAAGACAGCGTTAAGATGGCGCGCCTTACAGGCAAAAACGCTGAGTTCAGTTTTAAAAAGACCGCGGCTTCTCTTATGGCAAATTTTGATAAAGACAGGATGAAACAGGTTGTTTTAAATATACTGTTAAACGCGGCTGATGCCTGTGAAAAAAGCCGCCTGCCTTTGGTGAAAGTTATGGTTATTCAAAAAGAGAAAACATTTGAGATAAAAGTAAAGGATAATGGTACGGGTATTAATCCCGAAATAATGAGAAAGTTAAAACAGCCGCTTTTTACGACAAAAGCAAAGGGAACGGGGCTTGGGCTCTCTATTTCTGATAAAATTGTGACGGCTCATAATGGGACGCTTATTATTGAAAGTGATGGAAACACTTATACAGAGGTAAAGATAGAAATTCCTTATAATTAAAGTAACATCCTGCTGCGCAAAAAAAATCCAAAAGTGTGCAATGCGCATAAAATTGCGCAACGGCTATCCTGGAAAACCTAATAAAATAAAGGGTAATTTTTGGTATGTTTTATGCTTAGTAATAGCCGGAGTGAGGCGATACAGAAAATAAAGAAACACAGTTCAGGGTCCGAGGGGTGTAGCAGACCGGTAGAAATGCCGGCCTGCTGCTTTTTTTTATGGAGTGACATTGCCTTTTATTATCCTTGATAATTACTTAAAGCGGTGATAAATTGTTATTTATAATGATTTATAATATTATTGCGATAGCCGCGGCTGTTAACGCCATTCTGGCAATAATAGCCCTTATAAAAGGAATTAACCCGCTAAGCGTTTCTTTTGCGCTTTTGAATTTATTGCTTTCCGGATGGGCAGGCTGCGTGCTTTTCTGGCAGCATTACGGCGTTGAAGAATTTGAAATAATAAACAGGATAGTGACGTCCTTTATTCCGGCAGCGGGTATGTTTTTTACCTGCGCGCTTTACCGTCTTGAAAACAGAAAAACAATTCAGTACACATCCATTGTCGCGCTGCCCGCGTTTGTCCTTGCAGGGGCGGCTTTGATGGTTTTTTTCAATCCGGTATTTGAAGAATTTGAAAAATCCATGCTGTATCAGACCGGCATCATGGTGTATATTTTTGCGGCGCTTATTTTCGTGTTTTACGTGCTTATCAGCAATTACCGGCTTGTTAAATTCCGGCAGGAGCGGATAAAAATAGGCATTGTTATTTCCGCTTTCCTTGTGCTTTTTGCCGGCGGTATGCTTGATCTGACAGGCGGCCTTGGCCTTCATAAAATACAGCACGCCGGAATAGTATCCAATATGGTTTACGGGTTAATGATATTTTTTGCCATTTTTAAATTAAGGCTTCTGGATACGGGAATTATAATAAGAAATTTCGCGGCTTCCGTCATTGTGGCGCTTATTGTCTCTTTTTTATTTCTTGCCGCGGAGCATATGCTTAACAGCGAGTGGAAGGCAATGGCTTCGG is a genomic window of Candidatus Goldiibacteriota bacterium containing:
- a CDS encoding GHKL domain-containing protein; the protein is MDMNTMVESYNSTIFYLIAATGAVNAVLGILALTKGKNRLNISFAILSILLAAWNALVILWQGPGGIQYLEKINAVVVAFIPAAGIFLILTFFKITKGPGVSLLKVSLIFSALLSLYSISTFFSPALDSFYNTPPFKVWVLMHIFVFSIAGFMVLLFKYRRVQYKQEKIKIKYVIFAFVVLFTGALFELTGAIGIHRFNHMANIANAIYCLILFGAIFRHRLFDAGVVLKNLIIYSIAAGAATVFYAIAAYFYGKDRFFGVMALFILSFAVFYYARFLHGVIKLFVDSVSGASGTELAARELKKLKVSEINDEEKIKAIIALLSETMEMDVIVYIKEGNYYVPSWSIGPDAGVTVEYSGKLSGITLKYETIAEDGSLKIFGADITAPLIYAGDEEGAITAKKQTADISFMENEISLFADGAAEISACLNSYLLRRTLDAEENMKRIGLMARQMAHEIKNPLTALWGAAQLLDPKNETDAENISIIRDEINRLRGILESWKDFSDNIRVEKFSGDVIALVEDSVKMARLTGKNAEFSFKKTAASLMANFDKDRMKQVVLNILLNAADACEKSRLPLVKVMVIQKEKTFEIKVKDNGTGINPEIMRKLKQPLFTTKAKGTGLGLSISDKIVTAHNGTLIIESDGNTYTEVKIEIPYN